A genomic stretch from Telmatocola sphagniphila includes:
- a CDS encoding DUF6263 family protein: protein MLKLRLASLLGLMLLFGVTFSQAQEAKKDAAKKDPPKVEPKAEPKAEAKAPTPSADGKVDFTWKLEKDKVFYQSTTTSTTQSIKVMGMDVNQTQEQVFYFKWQPLKEEGKKWTIKQTIEGLKMKIDLAGNPIAFDSETSAPAGSQTQLSDFFKSLKNSEFVLTLNEKMKVEKVEGREEFLKKLGQANAQMEALLKTILTEDAMKQVTDPTFGFIPPEPKKIGESWKVTTTLNLGPIGTYDNTSTYTYKAKESDERHIIEVVSEVTYKAPTDNSAGLPFKIKSADLKTKDKTPGQIVYNAKAGRVDEARMVLKITGSMKIEIGGNETPVELNQDQTTVVKISDKSFVTEKK from the coding sequence GTGTTGAAACTGCGATTGGCCTCTTTGCTTGGGCTGATGCTTCTGTTCGGGGTTACCTTCTCGCAAGCTCAAGAAGCCAAAAAAGACGCTGCGAAGAAGGACCCACCCAAAGTCGAGCCTAAAGCCGAACCCAAAGCGGAAGCCAAGGCGCCCACCCCTTCGGCCGATGGGAAAGTGGACTTCACCTGGAAACTGGAAAAAGACAAGGTTTTCTACCAATCCACCACCACTTCCACGACCCAGAGCATCAAAGTGATGGGCATGGATGTGAACCAGACTCAGGAACAGGTTTTCTACTTCAAATGGCAGCCATTGAAGGAAGAAGGCAAAAAGTGGACGATCAAGCAGACTATCGAAGGTCTGAAGATGAAGATCGATCTGGCGGGTAATCCGATCGCCTTCGACTCCGAAACTTCTGCTCCCGCCGGCTCCCAGACCCAGCTCTCCGACTTCTTCAAATCCTTGAAAAACAGCGAGTTTGTGCTGACGCTCAACGAAAAGATGAAAGTGGAAAAGGTAGAAGGTCGCGAAGAGTTTCTGAAGAAGCTGGGCCAGGCTAATGCTCAGATGGAAGCTCTTTTGAAAACCATTCTGACTGAAGATGCCATGAAGCAGGTGACCGATCCTACCTTTGGCTTCATTCCGCCGGAACCCAAGAAGATTGGCGAAAGCTGGAAGGTCACTACGACCCTCAATCTGGGACCGATTGGGACTTACGACAACACCTCTACCTACACCTACAAGGCCAAGGAATCCGACGAAAGACATATCATTGAAGTGGTTTCCGAAGTGACCTACAAGGCTCCGACCGATAATAGCGCCGGCCTGCCTTTCAAGATCAAATCGGCCGACCTGAAGACCAAAGATAAGACTCCTGGTCAGATCGTTTACAACGCCAAAGCCGGCCGTGTGGACGAAGCTCGCATGGTTCTGAAAATTACGGGCAGCATGAAGATTGAAATCGGCGGTAACGAGACCCCGGTGGAACTCAATCAGGATCAGACCACTGTCGTTAAGATTTCCGACAAGAGCTTTGTGACTGAAAAGAAGTAA
- the rfbD gene encoding dTDP-4-dehydrorhamnose reductase translates to MRYAIIGSAGQLGTALQKLLGNQAIPLTRADFDAIDAASLRRKLTELQPTHLINCSAYNFVDKAEQEPEVAFRSNAWAVRDMATICSELSAKFVHVSTDYVFGLDTTRTIPFRETDAPGPVSVYGVSKLTGEYFAQTYSANHLVIRTCGLYGVRQVQSGKGTNFVDTMRNLARAGKALKVINDQHCTPSFVEHVAQALVEMLHNDLKGLYHVTNSGQTNWYEFAKTIFELSGIQANLSPTTAAEYANQFPIEKRPARRPGYSVLSCDKLLAGNVKQLPDWRAGLADYLKSV, encoded by the coding sequence ATGCGATATGCAATAATCGGCTCGGCCGGGCAACTTGGGACAGCGCTTCAAAAATTACTCGGGAATCAGGCCATTCCCTTGACGCGGGCCGATTTTGACGCTATCGACGCGGCTTCCCTGCGACGCAAATTGACCGAACTTCAGCCTACTCATCTGATCAATTGCTCTGCCTACAATTTCGTGGATAAAGCGGAACAGGAACCTGAAGTAGCCTTCCGGTCCAACGCCTGGGCCGTACGCGATATGGCCACGATTTGCTCGGAATTGAGCGCAAAATTCGTCCATGTCAGTACCGATTACGTGTTCGGTTTAGACACTACCCGAACGATTCCTTTTCGAGAGACAGACGCTCCTGGGCCTGTGAGCGTTTATGGGGTTAGCAAATTGACCGGGGAGTATTTCGCGCAGACTTACTCCGCGAATCACCTGGTTATTCGCACCTGTGGACTCTATGGCGTTCGCCAGGTGCAAAGTGGCAAGGGCACGAACTTCGTGGATACCATGCGGAATCTGGCCCGGGCCGGTAAGGCCTTAAAAGTGATTAACGATCAGCACTGCACTCCGAGTTTCGTGGAGCATGTCGCCCAGGCCTTGGTGGAGATGCTCCACAACGACTTAAAGGGGCTTTATCACGTCACTAACAGTGGCCAGACAAACTGGTATGAATTTGCGAAGACGATTTTCGAACTCAGCGGTATCCAGGCCAATCTCAGCCCCACAACCGCGGCTGAATATGCCAATCAATTTCCTATCGAAAAACGGCCCGCCCGAAGGCCGGGATATTCCGTGCTCTCCTGCGATAAGCTTCTCGCTGGAAATGTTAAGCAACTTCCGGACTGGCGGGCAGGTCTGGCCGATTATCTGAAATCCGTCTAA
- a CDS encoding FeoA family protein, translated as MKPLSKIEIGKCCRVVGIEGQPDLCQRLMEMGICEGDKVSVVRKAPLGDPTEYHFGCNRISLRQVEASAILVEPT; from the coding sequence ATGAAACCACTATCGAAAATCGAAATTGGTAAGTGTTGTCGAGTCGTGGGCATCGAGGGCCAACCCGATCTTTGCCAGCGATTGATGGAAATGGGGATCTGCGAAGGGGATAAAGTCTCCGTGGTGCGTAAAGCCCCCTTGGGTGATCCCACCGAATATCATTTTGGCTGCAACCGCATTAGCCTCCGGCAAGTGGAAGCCTCAGCCATTCTGGTGGAGCCGACCTGA
- the feoB gene encoding ferrous iron transport protein B — MTGTKKIRVALLGNPNTGKTTLFNALTGLKQHVGNYPGITIEIKTGISRFEDVEFEVIDLPGTYSLAARSPDELIALELLLGLRPGEAPPDAIISIVDATNLERHLYLAGQLFDLQIPMVMAVNFIDEAKAKGIEIEFEHLSERLGIAVIPIQANKGINLDRLKSALYSAVLDKRIPDKLPAPEEFEQAKKKLHVLLPTAPPVLVRRLLIDVGGYLEKTYLPRTNLEFREELAASRDRLATFGHALPTADVRRRFDQIRHILKGIITRPDVHVRQFRDRLDAIFTHKVWGTLVFFLAMFCLFQSIFSWAEPAKSVIEFGQDWLTRQVESAMSAGPLRSLLSEGIIKGVGSVLVFLPQILVLFVFISVMEDCGYLARAAFLMDKLMSGCGLHGRSFIPLLSSLACAVPGIMSTRVIENHRDRLTTILVAPLMSCSARLPLYVLIIGTFLSDPWWLPGLTLFGVYLLGFIAAPLFALLFKRTILRGPRPLFVMEMPPLRRPTLRNVFRRVYDAGRAFVMRAGTVILAAMILVWASLYFPNKDLNGVPYEDHLELISEKIDHAKEQGAEGEATVEKLEEEKNQLFYNWRKESYLGRVGQWMEPVFRPLGWDWKIGVAALASFPAREVVVGTLGILYKQGEVETKDQQISEVGETPLAKAIRSDWSEEPSRNKYRIATAVSLIVFFAFCCQCVSTLAVIRRETQSLLWPTFTFVYMTALAYLASMATFQIGRLIIDRSV, encoded by the coding sequence ATGACCGGGACAAAAAAAATACGTGTGGCGCTTCTCGGGAATCCAAACACCGGTAAGACGACACTGTTTAATGCCCTAACCGGTTTAAAGCAGCATGTAGGGAACTATCCCGGCATCACGATCGAAATCAAAACCGGCATTTCCCGTTTTGAAGATGTTGAATTCGAAGTAATCGATTTACCTGGCACTTATAGCCTCGCGGCTCGCTCTCCGGATGAGTTGATTGCCCTGGAATTACTTCTGGGTTTAAGGCCGGGCGAAGCGCCTCCCGACGCGATAATTTCCATAGTCGATGCGACGAACTTGGAACGGCATCTCTATCTGGCCGGGCAACTTTTCGACTTGCAGATTCCGATGGTTATGGCCGTCAATTTTATTGATGAAGCCAAGGCTAAAGGAATTGAAATCGAGTTCGAGCATCTCAGCGAACGGCTCGGTATCGCCGTTATCCCGATCCAGGCAAACAAAGGCATCAATCTCGATCGGTTGAAGTCCGCGCTCTATTCGGCCGTCCTCGATAAACGCATTCCCGACAAACTGCCTGCTCCCGAAGAGTTCGAACAGGCCAAGAAAAAATTGCACGTTCTACTCCCGACTGCGCCCCCCGTGCTGGTGCGACGACTTTTGATCGACGTTGGCGGGTATCTGGAAAAAACCTATCTGCCGCGAACCAATCTGGAATTTCGCGAGGAACTCGCAGCAAGTCGGGACAGACTGGCCACTTTCGGGCATGCACTTCCCACGGCGGATGTACGCCGGCGATTCGATCAGATTCGGCACATTCTCAAGGGAATTATTACCCGACCGGATGTCCACGTCCGACAGTTCCGGGATCGTCTCGATGCCATCTTTACCCATAAAGTGTGGGGGACGCTGGTCTTCTTCCTGGCAATGTTCTGCCTGTTCCAATCGATTTTCAGTTGGGCCGAACCGGCGAAATCGGTTATTGAGTTCGGTCAGGATTGGCTGACGAGACAAGTGGAATCGGCCATGTCCGCCGGCCCGCTTCGCTCTTTACTTTCCGAAGGAATCATTAAAGGGGTGGGCAGCGTTCTGGTTTTCCTTCCCCAGATTCTGGTACTGTTTGTTTTCATTAGCGTTATGGAAGACTGCGGCTATCTGGCACGAGCAGCCTTCCTGATGGACAAATTGATGTCCGGCTGCGGGTTACACGGTCGGTCTTTCATTCCGCTGCTGTCTTCGCTCGCTTGCGCAGTTCCGGGCATTATGTCGACCCGGGTGATCGAAAACCATCGGGATCGCCTGACGACGATTCTGGTCGCCCCGTTGATGAGTTGTTCGGCCCGCCTGCCGCTGTACGTTTTGATTATCGGCACTTTCCTTTCAGATCCCTGGTGGCTGCCCGGCCTGACGTTATTTGGAGTTTATCTGCTCGGCTTCATAGCCGCACCGCTGTTCGCACTGCTATTTAAACGGACGATTCTCCGCGGTCCGAGGCCGTTATTTGTGATGGAAATGCCACCGTTACGGCGACCGACTCTTCGAAATGTCTTCCGGCGGGTCTACGATGCGGGGAGGGCTTTTGTAATGCGAGCCGGTACAGTGATTCTCGCCGCCATGATTCTGGTTTGGGCTTCGCTTTACTTCCCGAATAAAGATTTAAATGGGGTTCCCTACGAAGATCACCTCGAATTGATTTCCGAGAAGATCGATCATGCGAAAGAGCAGGGGGCCGAAGGAGAGGCGACCGTCGAAAAGCTGGAGGAAGAGAAAAATCAACTCTTCTACAATTGGCGAAAAGAAAGTTACCTGGGCCGAGTCGGACAGTGGATGGAACCGGTATTTCGACCTCTGGGTTGGGATTGGAAGATCGGCGTTGCAGCTTTGGCCAGTTTCCCTGCTCGGGAAGTGGTGGTAGGAACTCTCGGGATCCTTTATAAGCAGGGCGAAGTTGAAACGAAGGATCAGCAGATTTCTGAAGTGGGGGAGACGCCGCTGGCCAAAGCGATTCGAAGCGACTGGAGCGAGGAGCCAAGCCGCAACAAGTACCGCATTGCTACTGCCGTCTCATTGATCGTTTTCTTCGCGTTCTGCTGCCAATGCGTTTCCACGCTGGCGGTCATCCGCCGCGAGACGCAATCCTTACTGTGGCCGACCTTTACATTCGTTTATATGACTGCTTTGGCTTACCTGGCGTCGATGGCTACCTTCCAGATCGGTCGGCTTATTATCGACAGGAGTGTATGA
- a CDS encoding anti-sigma factor — protein sequence MMSEFNKNPTACSAFDQEWNLILDGDARELSALSKDHLESCDRCQSIQKGFAILSRLPEYQSTPRPPKRVTSAFVMTRLQRDRWIRVQRMTFGAFAVAAALAIAVYLRERPARNNDVSIKPPNTKAEDLKSALKQWETIGNDVATATLRAAETPLEIPSKLLKIKSFRASDAIPSWQPISVAFTSMGESTKESFEPLRKSAEYTVKQWWKSVSEQTN from the coding sequence ATGATGTCCGAATTTAACAAAAACCCAACGGCTTGCTCCGCCTTCGACCAGGAATGGAATCTCATTCTGGATGGCGATGCCCGGGAGCTTTCGGCCCTTTCGAAAGACCACCTGGAGTCCTGCGATCGCTGTCAATCGATTCAGAAGGGCTTCGCGATTTTGTCGCGACTGCCAGAATACCAATCGACCCCGCGCCCACCAAAGCGTGTGACTTCCGCTTTCGTAATGACTCGATTGCAAAGGGATCGCTGGATTCGGGTTCAGAGGATGACATTCGGTGCTTTCGCCGTGGCCGCGGCTCTCGCTATCGCCGTCTATCTGCGGGAACGACCGGCCAGGAACAATGACGTCTCGATTAAGCCTCCAAACACCAAGGCCGAAGATCTGAAATCCGCCCTGAAGCAATGGGAGACAATCGGCAACGATGTTGCTACCGCGACTTTGCGTGCCGCGGAAACCCCCTTGGAGATCCCTTCCAAACTGTTGAAAATCAAGTCTTTTCGGGCTTCGGATGCGATTCCATCCTGGCAACCGATTTCGGTAGCTTTCACCAGCATGGGAGAATCGACCAAGGAATCCTTCGAGCCATTACGCAAGTCGGCCGAATACACCGTGAAGCAATGGTGGAAGAGCGTCTCGGAACAGACGAATTAG
- a CDS encoding RNA polymerase sigma factor, translating into MQSEETLVAACLRKESQAFTDFIQRFHDDVFRLCFRMLGNRSDAEDIYQESFLRIFRYLHRWDSSRPLKPWILQVTANRCRTWLSSRRKSTVQLESDSELADRKTGEESNEMAREISRAVKLLREDYRQVFILYHEEALDYLSISEAIGKPVGTIKTWLHRARLEVLETLRSRGMLEISQNDVRI; encoded by the coding sequence GTGCAAAGCGAAGAGACACTGGTCGCGGCCTGCCTGCGTAAAGAGTCTCAGGCGTTCACCGATTTCATCCAACGATTTCACGATGATGTTTTCCGCCTCTGTTTTAGGATGCTGGGCAATCGTTCGGATGCCGAAGATATCTATCAGGAATCGTTCCTGAGGATTTTCCGCTATTTGCACCGATGGGATTCCAGCCGCCCGCTGAAACCCTGGATTCTTCAGGTTACAGCCAACCGCTGTCGCACCTGGCTTTCGAGCCGGCGAAAATCGACCGTTCAGTTGGAAAGCGATAGTGAATTGGCAGACCGGAAAACTGGCGAAGAATCGAATGAAATGGCGAGAGAAATCTCCCGGGCTGTGAAACTTCTCCGAGAAGATTACCGTCAGGTTTTCATTCTTTACCACGAGGAAGCTCTCGATTACCTCTCCATTTCAGAGGCCATTGGCAAGCCTGTTGGAACGATTAAGACCTGGTTGCACCGTGCCCGATTAGAAGTGTTGGAAACTCTGCGATCCCGCGGAATGCTGGAAATATCTCAAAATGATGTCCGAATTTAA
- a CDS encoding SpoIIE family protein phosphatase, producing the protein MAYLILLKSPDGTNQGERVNLAQDLVVLGRSPEECDIVLPLNAVSRKHAQISYESGTHHIEDLNSRNKTFVNNKQIAGRTPLKDGDGVKICDFLYCYRDESKQVVKSNLLELPKDLRKFDESTDLNANEDFSSTTVEATLNRGLASNFLETQPSEKLRAILHISAALSKTLDIKLLLPQIADELFAIFRQADRCFIIQLDETNNQLIPVVMKTRRPMPGGDRFSRTIVRKCLESLQSYLSEDASSDANVGLAQSIAEFRIRSVMCVPLATQDGQPLGVIQLDSQDRTKKFNQEDLKLLVCVANQASVSLENARLHESLVKQQKLEEENKAATKVQRGFLPQKFPKLLGYTFYAHYLAARTVGGDYYDFIELNDGRVAVLLGDVSGKGVPAALLMARLSGEARVCILTQKTVGQAITKLNEQLMQANLEDRYVTLAAVVIDAEKNEITMVNAGHLSPWIYRHAEQKLEKCFDKDTGDFPIGWVPGFEYSEHKFVLGEGDSFIMFTDGIEDAQPANGVRFGTERVQSTIEQTTVTAGPLTAKDIGTLLIKAVQTHAAGHPQFDDIALVCFGRVDKDYVTTASSTKY; encoded by the coding sequence ATGGCCTATTTGATACTGCTCAAGTCCCCCGATGGGACAAATCAGGGTGAGCGGGTTAACCTGGCCCAGGATTTGGTGGTCTTAGGCCGCAGCCCGGAAGAGTGCGATATCGTCCTTCCGTTGAACGCCGTCAGCCGAAAGCACGCTCAGATTTCCTACGAAAGCGGCACTCATCACATCGAGGACCTCAACAGCCGCAATAAAACTTTCGTTAACAACAAGCAGATTGCAGGCCGCACGCCATTAAAAGACGGGGATGGCGTAAAAATCTGTGATTTTCTCTACTGCTATCGCGATGAGAGCAAGCAGGTCGTTAAGTCGAATTTACTCGAACTACCCAAGGATCTCCGCAAATTCGATGAATCGACCGATCTGAATGCCAACGAAGATTTCTCCAGTACAACGGTCGAAGCGACTCTCAATCGAGGGCTGGCCTCGAACTTTTTGGAGACCCAGCCTTCCGAGAAACTGAGAGCCATTCTTCACATTAGTGCCGCCCTCAGCAAGACGCTGGACATCAAGCTCCTTCTGCCGCAGATCGCCGATGAACTTTTCGCGATTTTTCGACAGGCCGACCGCTGTTTCATCATTCAGCTGGATGAGACCAATAATCAGCTCATTCCCGTCGTAATGAAAACGCGTCGGCCGATGCCGGGTGGTGATCGGTTCAGCCGGACGATCGTTCGAAAATGCCTGGAATCCTTACAGTCTTATCTGAGCGAAGACGCTTCTTCGGATGCCAATGTGGGTTTAGCTCAGTCGATTGCGGAATTTCGCATTCGCTCGGTCATGTGCGTTCCACTGGCTACCCAGGATGGCCAACCCCTGGGTGTTATTCAACTCGATAGCCAGGATCGAACTAAGAAGTTTAATCAAGAGGATCTGAAACTTCTGGTCTGCGTGGCCAACCAGGCCTCGGTCTCTCTGGAGAACGCCCGGCTGCACGAATCGCTGGTCAAACAGCAGAAACTGGAAGAAGAAAATAAAGCGGCCACCAAAGTTCAGCGCGGCTTCCTGCCGCAAAAATTCCCCAAACTGCTGGGCTACACTTTCTACGCTCATTATCTCGCAGCCCGTACCGTGGGCGGGGACTATTACGATTTCATTGAATTGAATGATGGTCGCGTCGCCGTCTTACTCGGGGACGTTTCGGGTAAAGGGGTGCCGGCGGCCTTGCTCATGGCTCGATTGAGCGGCGAGGCGCGGGTTTGCATCCTGACCCAGAAGACGGTCGGTCAGGCCATCACCAAGTTGAACGAACAGTTGATGCAGGCCAATCTCGAGGATCGTTATGTAACGCTGGCCGCCGTGGTGATCGATGCGGAGAAAAATGAAATTACCATGGTCAACGCCGGGCATCTGTCCCCCTGGATATACCGGCACGCCGAGCAGAAGCTCGAAAAGTGCTTCGATAAGGACACAGGCGATTTTCCCATCGGTTGGGTGCCCGGATTCGAGTATTCCGAACACAAATTCGTTCTGGGGGAGGGGGACAGTTTCATCATGTTTACCGATGGAATTGAGGATGCCCAACCCGCAAATGGCGTGCGTTTTGGCACGGAACGTGTACAATCTACTATCGAGCAGACGACCGTTACAGCCGGTCCGCTTACCGCCAAGGATATCGGAACGTTACTGATTAAGGCGGTACAAACGCATGCTGCGGGTCATCCGCAATTTGACGATATCGCACTGGTATGTTTTGGTCGAGTTGACAAGGATTACGTGACTACGGCCTCATCTACGAAATATTAA
- a CDS encoding ATP-dependent Clp protease adaptor ClpS yields the protein MSGTTVLPELEVEEEVRVRRQPPYHVILLNDDDHSYAYVIEMLRELFGYTIEKGFLLAEEVDKKGRVIVCTTSLERAELKQEQIHAYGPDPLIERCKGSMTAIIEPSE from the coding sequence ATGAGTGGCACCACCGTTCTGCCAGAATTGGAAGTGGAAGAGGAAGTACGGGTACGCAGGCAGCCCCCTTACCACGTAATTCTTCTGAATGATGACGACCATTCCTATGCTTACGTGATCGAAATGTTGCGGGAGTTGTTCGGTTACACGATCGAAAAAGGGTTTTTACTGGCCGAAGAAGTGGATAAAAAAGGTCGCGTTATTGTTTGCACGACCTCTCTGGAACGGGCGGAACTCAAGCAGGAACAGATTCATGCCTATGGTCCGGATCCGCTCATCGAACGCTGCAAAGGTTCGATGACCGCAATCATCGAACCGAGTGAGTGA
- a CDS encoding peptidylprolyl isomerase — protein sequence MKLFHILFALGALMTGISSANASNPVVEMETTLGKIEIELFEDKAPITVKNFLSYVNDKHYDGLIFHRVINGFMIQGGGMDKDMKEKKTKAPIKNESSNGLKNDRGTLAMARTGVPDSATSQFFINVKDNDFLNKANARDGVGYAVFGRVIKGMDVVDKIKAVEVGNKGGNGDVPLTPIVIKSVKVAGPS from the coding sequence ATGAAACTGTTTCACATTTTATTCGCTTTAGGGGCTCTTATGACAGGAATTTCCTCAGCCAACGCTTCGAATCCAGTCGTTGAGATGGAAACCACGTTGGGGAAAATTGAGATCGAACTTTTCGAAGACAAAGCCCCGATCACCGTCAAGAATTTTCTGAGCTACGTGAATGACAAGCACTATGACGGCTTGATTTTCCATCGCGTCATCAACGGTTTTATGATCCAGGGCGGTGGCATGGATAAGGATATGAAGGAAAAGAAGACCAAAGCGCCCATCAAGAACGAGTCTTCAAATGGCTTGAAAAACGATCGCGGCACCTTGGCGATGGCCCGCACCGGCGTTCCCGACAGCGCGACTTCGCAATTCTTCATTAACGTGAAAGATAACGATTTTCTGAACAAAGCCAACGCCCGGGATGGCGTGGGTTATGCGGTCTTCGGTCGTGTGATTAAGGGGATGGACGTCGTGGACAAGATTAAGGCAGTCGAAGTGGGCAACAAAGGCGGTAATGGCGACGTGCCCTTGACCCCCATTGTGATCAAATCGGTTAAAGTGGCCGGCCCCAGCTGA
- a CDS encoding zinc ribbon domain-containing protein codes for MATELGTLLAEIHRLRIFIRDLQAEIERGPRVLKAHQTKLQKQEAGLKLAHDELKKLQVTFKEKELSTKTAYQQLARYETQLNEASEQKQMDALSHQIAHTKQTIATTEEESILLISEIEERQAKIPELDAALKKAQADFITYQAEGKDRLARLQADLKKSTGELTVEEKKLDPLIRPLYDRLVKAFSAECVVPLENSACSFCHTSVTQQFIHDITAGKFTVCPNCGRGLYIK; via the coding sequence ATGGCAACAGAATTAGGAACACTACTTGCGGAGATACATCGTCTCCGCATTTTTATTCGCGACCTCCAGGCGGAGATAGAACGCGGGCCCCGCGTTCTAAAAGCCCATCAAACCAAGCTTCAGAAGCAAGAAGCAGGTTTGAAGCTTGCCCACGACGAGCTCAAAAAGCTTCAAGTCACCTTCAAAGAAAAAGAACTTTCGACCAAAACGGCTTATCAGCAACTGGCCCGCTACGAAACTCAGCTCAACGAAGCCAGCGAACAAAAACAGATGGATGCCCTCAGCCATCAAATAGCGCATACCAAGCAGACCATCGCGACCACAGAGGAAGAATCGATCCTCTTGATCAGCGAGATCGAGGAACGGCAGGCCAAAATCCCCGAATTGGACGCCGCACTGAAAAAGGCACAGGCGGATTTCATCACCTATCAGGCCGAAGGTAAGGATCGACTGGCCCGCTTGCAGGCCGATCTCAAAAAATCGACTGGCGAATTGACCGTGGAAGAGAAAAAACTCGATCCTCTCATTCGACCGCTCTACGACCGCTTGGTCAAAGCATTCAGCGCGGAATGCGTGGTCCCGCTGGAGAACAGTGCCTGTTCGTTCTGCCACACTTCTGTCACCCAGCAGTTCATTCACGATATTACGGCGGGGAAGTTTACGGTCTGCCCCAACTGCGGGCGAGGTCTCTACATCAAGTAA